From Lonchura striata isolate bLonStr1 chromosome 3, bLonStr1.mat, whole genome shotgun sequence, one genomic window encodes:
- the LOC110474866 gene encoding uncharacterized protein LOC110474866 encodes MQKLLLGQAGGQRGESTASVVLMARSPSPIFVTVPGPGVRLAQPEGHVSRGSGVTPASLSDTREVHEVPVQHQESAASDKPAPVSSFGMFKIQGATEAVQVGAGQRTTASFSTTPAHPALPAALWGETLPRDQKPWEPSGVARSTQVPEGQQGKHADVSELGPPWVTEYFPIRSCHLIFRGGSGLFYLPLHADIKPNIWCNWTIWAGPQKHIVIYVQGFQGSHGCGHNQDKIIFQGVSSSVETKVVFACHNRGTLIFAARATEVQVLFLSGSGFRSHEYRYFRGQYYVFRDSETVGLSSDATAAPQETSKKESGRTGVTKGLLFMPTAPPGPPAAPADGRIQPDIVSSKEESQHSPDLMEDGQSGANRSEHGQDEIRLERNPKDGGSKGRETEDDMLVEPAPAGQDTGGKAEPPALELAKGDTEPGTALVTMVPCHPAGSPCSHLPSSSVGVSDTSPALGQASGSPSEVAAAAHVTQTPELAEPPLNTSTEPPLYPSPGVTAADVVSLGGRTEELFDLMSSVENDTGLQSQHHPGDVLFEVTVEIKAKDWIPHGGNEFQRGLLESLKNHIQKNLKLSANKVSEIKLRGIKRTRDANLLLTFWLHLEPEERNVSLLLHNHLELLLGSSVGVEKLQLVSLFVEGEVWIPKPSNR; translated from the exons atgcaaaagctgctgctgggacaggcAGGTGGCCAGAGAGGTGAAAGCACAGCCTCTGTGGTCTTGATGGCCAGGAGTCCCTCCCCAATCTTTGTCACTGTCCCAGGGCCTGGTGTGAGGCTTGCTCAGCCTGAGGGCCATGTCAGCAGAGGCTCTGGGGTGACACCAGCTTCCCTGTCTGACACCAGAGAGGTGCACGAGGTGCCTGTGCAGCATCAGGAGAGTGCTGCTAGTGACAAACCAGCTCCTGTCTCCAGCTTCGGGATGTTTAAAATTCAGGGAGCCACAGAAGCTGTGCAAGTGGGTGCAGGACAGAGAACAACTGCCTCCTTCAGCACCACTCCTGCacaccctgctctgcctgcagctctgtggggagAAACACTGCCAAGAGACCAAAAGCCTTGGGAGCCCTCTGGTGTAGCCAGGAGCACCCAGGTGCCAGAAGGACAGCAAGGGAAACACGCTG ATGTGTCAGAGCTGGGCCCTCCCTGGGTAACCGAGTACTTTCCCATCAGGAGCTGCCACCTCATCTTCCGGGGTGGGTCGGGCCTGTTTTACCTCCCGCTGCATGCTGACATCAAACCCAACATCTGGTGCAACTGGACCATCTGGGCAGGCCCCCAGAAGCACATTGTCATCTATGTCCAAGGGTTTCAGGGCAGCCATGGCTGTGGCCACAACCAGGACAAGATCATCTTCCAGGGGGTCTCGTCCAGCGTGGAAACCAAAGTGGTGTTTGCCTGCCACAACCGAGGCACTCTGATCTTTGCTGCACGAGCCACTGAGGTCCAGGTGTTGTTTCTGTCAGGCAGTGGCTTCAGAAGCCATGAATACAGGTATTTTAGAGGCCAGTATTATGTATTCAGAGATTCTGAAACTGTGGGTCTGTCAAGTgatgccacagcagctccccaggagaCCTCTAAAAAAGAGAGCGGGAGGACAGGGGTGACCAAAGGTTTATTGTTCATGCCGACAGCTCCTCCAGGCCCACCAGCTGCACCTGCAGATGGCAGGATCCAGCCTGACATTGTGAGCTCAAAAGAAGAGAGCCAGCATTCTCCTGATCTCATGGAAGATGGTCAGTCCGGTGCTAACCGGAGTGAGCATGGCCAGGATGAAATTAGGCTGGAAAGGAACCCTAAGGATGGTGGCAGCAAGGGCAGAGAAACTGAAGATGACATGTTGGTGgagccagctccagctgggcaaGACACTGGGGGTAAAGCTGAGCCACCTGCCCTGGAGCTGGCCAAGGGGGACACCGAGCCAGGGACTGCTCTGGTCACCATGGTCCCATGTCACCCAGCTGGCTCCCCTTGCTCACATCTGCCCAGCAGCAGTGTAGGTGTCTCTGACACATCACCTGCCCTGGGTCAGGCCAGTGGCAGCCCCTCAGaagtggcagctgctgcacatgtcacacagacaccagagctggcagagccacCACTGAACACCAGCACAGAACCACCTCTCTACCCCTCTCCTGGTGTGACTGCTGCTGATGTGGTGTCTCTGGGAGGAAGGACTGAAGAGCTCTTTG ATCTGATGTCATCTGTGGAGAATGACACAGGACTGCAATCCCAGCACCATCCTGGAG ATGTGCTGTTTGAAGTCACTGTTGAAATCAAAGCCAAGGACTGGATTCCTCATGGTGGAAACGAGTTCCAAAGGGGTCTTCTTGAATCTCTGAAGAATCAC ATCCAGAAGAACCTGAAGCTTTCTGCCAATAAAGTCAGTGAAATAAAGTTAAGGGGTATCAAAAG GACAAGAGATGCCAACCTGCTGCTCACCTTCTGGCTGCACCTGGAGCCAGAGGAGAGGAACGTGTCTCTGCTCCTGCACAATCACCTGGAGTTGCTGCTTGGCTCCTCAGTGGGcgtggagaagctgcagctggtttCACTGTTCGTCGAAG GTGAGGTTTGGATCCCAAAGCCAAGTAACCGATAA